In Microbacterium binotii, one DNA window encodes the following:
- a CDS encoding CynX/NimT family MFS transporter, translating into MSPPAPPHAGGAGRAFPFLVVIGLLVAALSLRGPIVAPTPVIRQIEDDLGIGAASAGLLTTAPVLMFALLTPIAALVIRRAGAELALLVTLSGVLLGTAIRALPGYPAVLTGMIVIGAAITIGNVVIPVVIRRDVPPDRVAFVTASYTATLNAGSLVTSLLTAPIAEVVGWNLALVGWSVLTFAGVAVWSVHLARERRRGARWGERFSGAPSTASVGVTPVDDVAALTGPLPVVSTRGGVFRRPVVWLLLGAFSLQVTIYYALSTWLPSIGADELGLDRSGAGALASIFQGVAIAGSFLVPVLARYTPRIVVPLTISACWLTLTVGMLWAPELMWVWLSFGALAHAGGFVAIFSAVVSVARTDAEATTISALVQGGGYGIGAFGAPIAGGLHEATGGWQAPLVLMLVVAVGYAVAILAAMAFVARANAVPRPH; encoded by the coding sequence ATGAGCCCGCCCGCCCCGCCCCATGCTGGGGGTGCGGGGCGGGCGTTTCCGTTCCTCGTCGTCATCGGCCTGCTCGTCGCGGCGCTGAGCCTGCGCGGCCCGATCGTGGCTCCGACACCGGTGATCCGTCAGATCGAGGACGATCTGGGCATCGGGGCGGCATCCGCGGGGCTGCTGACCACCGCGCCGGTGCTCATGTTCGCGCTGCTCACCCCGATCGCCGCGCTCGTGATCCGCCGGGCGGGTGCCGAACTGGCGTTGCTGGTGACGCTGAGCGGCGTTCTCCTGGGCACCGCCATCCGCGCGCTTCCCGGCTATCCCGCGGTGCTGACGGGGATGATCGTCATCGGTGCGGCGATCACGATCGGAAACGTCGTGATCCCCGTCGTGATCCGCCGCGATGTGCCGCCCGACCGGGTTGCGTTCGTGACCGCGTCATACACCGCGACCCTCAACGCGGGCTCGCTGGTGACCTCCCTCCTGACCGCTCCGATCGCCGAGGTCGTCGGCTGGAATCTGGCGCTGGTGGGCTGGTCCGTGCTGACGTTCGCCGGGGTGGCCGTGTGGAGCGTGCACCTCGCGCGGGAGCGCCGGCGTGGCGCCCGGTGGGGCGAACGCTTCTCCGGCGCGCCGTCGACCGCATCCGTCGGCGTGACGCCCGTCGACGACGTCGCCGCTCTGACAGGCCCGCTGCCGGTCGTCTCCACGAGGGGTGGCGTCTTCCGACGGCCGGTGGTCTGGTTGCTGCTGGGCGCCTTCTCGCTCCAGGTGACCATCTACTACGCGCTCTCGACCTGGCTGCCCTCGATCGGTGCCGACGAGCTGGGGCTCGACCGATCCGGTGCGGGCGCGCTCGCCTCGATCTTCCAGGGCGTGGCCATCGCCGGCTCCTTCCTCGTTCCCGTTCTGGCGCGCTACACCCCGCGCATCGTGGTTCCGCTGACCATCAGCGCGTGCTGGCTGACGCTGACGGTGGGCATGCTGTGGGCGCCCGAGCTCATGTGGGTGTGGCTGTCCTTCGGCGCGCTGGCGCACGCGGGCGGATTCGTCGCGATCTTCTCGGCCGTCGTCTCCGTGGCCCGAACGGATGCGGAGGCCACCACGATCTCCGCGCTGGTCCAGGGCGGCGGCTACGGCATCGGTGCCTTCGGCGCCCCGATCGCGGGTGGCCTGCACGAGGCGACCGGCGGGTGGCAGGCGCCGCTGGTGCTCATGCTGGTCGTGGCCGTCGGTTATGCGGTGGCGATCCTCGCGGCGATGGCTTTCGTTGCGCGGGCGAACGCCGTTCCCAGACCCCACTGA
- a CDS encoding aromatic ring-opening dioxygenase LigA — translation MSTATTADTIEAPAKKVGFVKIAAVLGILGGVALIVVGIAVWVMVSSQLRAENIVVPDDAMAFQGQVVDGPFTAYVQADIIQHHALEASNGATYAELDRDDPVRATMMNASFLRASLFTSVVSFGVAAFAMGIGVLSILFGSAIYRLAAVPVVVRRSNVSGA, via the coding sequence ATGTCCACCGCCACCACCGCCGACACCATCGAGGCGCCCGCCAAGAAGGTCGGCTTCGTCAAGATCGCCGCAGTCCTGGGAATCCTGGGCGGCGTTGCCCTCATCGTCGTGGGCATCGCCGTCTGGGTCATGGTCTCGTCGCAGCTGCGGGCCGAGAACATCGTCGTCCCCGACGATGCGATGGCCTTCCAGGGGCAGGTCGTCGACGGCCCCTTCACCGCCTACGTGCAGGCCGACATCATCCAGCACCACGCGCTCGAAGCGTCGAACGGCGCCACCTATGCCGAACTCGACCGCGACGACCCGGTGCGCGCCACGATGATGAACGCTTCGTTCCTGCGCGCTTCGCTGTTCACCTCGGTCGTCTCCTTCGGCGTCGCCGCGTTCGCGATGGGAATCGGCGTGCTGTCGATTCTGTTCGGCTCGGCGATCTACCGGCTCGCCGCGGTTCCGGTCGTCGTTCGTCGCTCGAACGTCTCCGGAGCCTGA
- the trpD gene encoding anthranilate phosphoribosyltransferase — MFPARTWSDILTELLGGADLSVSDATWAMQQIMAGEATPSQLAGFLIALRAKGETVDEIVGFRDAILAAALPLPVPADVLDIVGTGGDRFGTVNISSTAAIVAASTGVPVVKHGNKAASSSSGSSDVLRELGIDLTLSPDAVAATLERAGITFAFAAAFHPGFRHAGPTRAELGVPTVFNFLGPLCNPARAEANAVGVAHLDRVPLITGVFRTRGATALVFRGDDGLDELTTTGHSRIWEVSRGDVHEHDLDPRDLDIPLADISELIGGSPAHNADVVRRVLSGERGPVRDIVLLNTAAGLVSYRLSQDAAEVQRPILERLAEAKDEAAAAIDSGAAERTLATWAATTQELAAG, encoded by the coding sequence ATGTTCCCCGCGCGCACCTGGTCCGACATCCTCACGGAATTGCTCGGGGGTGCCGACCTCAGCGTGTCGGATGCGACATGGGCGATGCAGCAGATCATGGCCGGCGAGGCGACCCCCTCCCAACTCGCCGGATTCCTCATCGCGCTGCGCGCCAAGGGTGAGACCGTGGACGAGATCGTGGGCTTCCGCGACGCGATCCTCGCGGCCGCCCTCCCGCTTCCCGTGCCCGCCGATGTGCTCGACATCGTCGGGACCGGCGGCGACCGCTTCGGCACCGTGAACATCTCGTCGACCGCCGCGATCGTCGCCGCATCGACCGGCGTCCCGGTCGTCAAGCACGGCAACAAGGCGGCGAGCTCCTCGTCGGGGTCCTCCGACGTGCTCCGCGAGCTCGGCATCGACCTCACCCTCAGTCCGGATGCGGTCGCGGCGACCCTCGAGCGCGCAGGCATCACGTTCGCCTTCGCCGCAGCGTTCCATCCGGGGTTCCGTCACGCCGGTCCCACGCGGGCCGAACTCGGTGTTCCGACGGTCTTCAACTTCCTGGGGCCGTTGTGCAACCCGGCACGCGCCGAGGCCAACGCGGTGGGTGTCGCGCATCTGGACCGTGTGCCTCTCATCACGGGGGTGTTCCGCACCCGCGGTGCGACGGCGCTGGTGTTCCGCGGCGACGACGGGCTGGACGAGCTGACCACGACCGGACACAGCCGGATCTGGGAGGTCTCCCGCGGCGACGTGCACGAGCACGACCTGGATCCGCGGGATCTCGACATCCCGCTCGCCGACATCTCGGAACTCATCGGAGGCTCGCCCGCCCACAACGCCGACGTCGTACGACGGGTGCTCTCGGGCGAACGCGGCCCGGTGCGCGACATCGTGCTGCTCAACACGGCGGCCGGGCTCGTGTCGTACCGTCTGTCGCAGGACGCGGCCGAGGTGCAGCGTCCGATCCTCGAGCGCCTCGCCGAGGCGAAGGACGAGGCGGCAGCGGCGATCGACAGCGGTGCTGCCGAGCGCACGCTCGCCACGTGGGCGGCGACGACGCAGGAGCTCGCGGCGGGCTGA
- a CDS encoding cytochrome c oxidase subunit 3: MVSVTTPATYNQALRSVKRPDPVAVGTIVWLGSEVMFFAGLFAIYFTLRSTSPDLWAQETELLNVPFAAVNTMILVLSSFACQFGVFAAERFQPYRTGSIWNLRRWGMVEWFFLTFFMGAVFVSGQVWEYAQLVTEGMPISANAYASAFYLTTGFHALHVTGGLVAFLLVIGRAYAVKNFGRKEMTTSIVVSYYWHFVDVVWIALFLVIYFLK, translated from the coding sequence ATGGTGAGCGTGACGACGCCAGCGACATATAACCAGGCCCTCCGTTCGGTCAAACGGCCAGATCCGGTCGCCGTGGGGACAATCGTCTGGCTCGGCAGCGAGGTCATGTTCTTCGCGGGCCTGTTCGCGATCTACTTCACCCTCCGCAGCACCTCCCCCGACCTCTGGGCCCAGGAGACCGAGCTGCTGAACGTTCCGTTCGCGGCCGTCAACACCATGATCCTGGTGCTGTCCAGCTTCGCCTGCCAGTTCGGTGTCTTCGCGGCCGAGCGCTTCCAGCCCTACCGCACCGGTTCGATCTGGAACCTGCGTCGCTGGGGCATGGTCGAGTGGTTCTTCCTCACCTTCTTCATGGGCGCGGTCTTCGTGTCCGGCCAGGTGTGGGAGTACGCCCAGCTCGTCACCGAGGGGATGCCGATCTCGGCGAACGCCTACGCCTCCGCCTTCTACCTGACGACCGGCTTCCACGCCCTGCACGTCACCGGCGGTCTCGTCGCGTTCCTCCTCGTCATCGGCCGCGCCTACGCGGTCAAGAACTTCGGGCGCAAGGAGATGACCACCTCGATCGTCGTGTCCTACTACTGGCACTTCGTCGACGTGGTCTGGATCGCCCTGTTCCTCGTCATCTACTTCCTGAAATAA
- a CDS encoding c-type cytochrome — protein sequence MAREKKRRTSGRRSPLAAAALIGIGLLMTGGIYAGASAAMAATTETQTAASQLTVEDGKKLFQANCATCHGMDLQGTENGPSLYGVGELSVHFQVSTGRMPLQAQAPQAPQKPVQFTDEQTEAIAKFVQSIAPGPTYPASEVLDGEGDVSAGAELFRINCAMCHNVAGAGGALTEGKYAPDLHTTSALNMYAAMVTGPQNMPVFSDMNLTPEDKRDIISALLYMQKTESPGGFSLGSLGPVSEGLFIWIFGIGTLIAITVWITAKSN from the coding sequence ATGGCACGTGAGAAGAAGCGGCGCACCTCCGGTCGTCGAAGCCCCCTGGCCGCCGCCGCCCTGATCGGTATCGGCCTCCTGATGACCGGCGGCATCTACGCCGGCGCGTCGGCCGCGATGGCGGCGACCACCGAGACGCAGACCGCCGCATCCCAGCTCACTGTGGAAGACGGCAAGAAGCTGTTCCAGGCGAACTGCGCCACCTGTCACGGTATGGATCTCCAGGGCACCGAGAACGGCCCGTCGCTCTACGGCGTCGGCGAGCTTTCGGTGCACTTCCAGGTCTCGACCGGTCGCATGCCCCTGCAGGCGCAGGCACCGCAGGCGCCGCAGAAGCCCGTTCAGTTCACGGACGAGCAGACCGAGGCGATCGCCAAGTTCGTGCAGTCGATCGCTCCCGGTCCGACCTACCCGGCGTCGGAGGTCCTCGACGGCGAGGGAGACGTCTCCGCCGGGGCCGAGCTCTTCCGCATCAACTGCGCCATGTGCCACAACGTGGCCGGAGCCGGTGGTGCACTCACCGAGGGCAAGTACGCCCCCGACCTGCACACGACCAGCGCGCTGAACATGTACGCCGCCATGGTCACCGGACCGCAGAACATGCCGGTCTTCAGCGACATGAACCTCACTCCCGAGGACAAGCGCGACATCATCTCGGCGCTGCTGTACATGCAGAAGACCGAATCCCCCGGTGGCTTCTCGCTCGGCTCTCTCGGCCCCGTCTCGGAGGGCCTGTTCATCTGGATCTTCGGCATCGGCACGCTGATCGCCATCACGGTGTGGATCACCGCGAAGTCCAACTGA
- a CDS encoding ubiquinol-cytochrome c reductase iron-sulfur subunit gives MAHEDDALEHERASWKPSSGLAVTVSDPVNNPGLPPHRERVTDKDPAAMKRAVRTVYTLFYLSVAASVWAVVAYMVFPIESGSIAAIRDNNLFIGLGIAFALLAIGVGAIHWSKAIMSDKEFIEPRHATRGRDTTREAVVEALTVANEESGFGRRAMIRNSLFAALVASVVPGVVLFRGLAPESSPENPYAGDPVHLLSHTMWKQGMRLAHDPSGRPIKASDVTLGSAFHVIPEELASLSHHDGYLEEKAKAIVLLMRMPQDVLIEAEDRKDWSYDGIVAYSKVCTHVGCPVALYEQQTHHLLCPCHQSQFDVSDGAKVIFGPAARPLPQLPIAVDDEGYLVARSDFTEPVGPSFWERH, from the coding sequence ATGGCACACGAGGACGACGCGCTCGAGCACGAGAGGGCTTCCTGGAAGCCCTCCAGCGGGCTCGCCGTGACGGTGTCCGACCCGGTGAACAACCCCGGTCTGCCGCCCCACCGCGAGCGCGTGACCGATAAGGACCCTGCCGCGATGAAGCGCGCCGTCCGCACCGTGTACACGCTGTTCTACCTGTCGGTGGCGGCCTCCGTGTGGGCCGTGGTCGCCTACATGGTGTTCCCCATCGAGAGCGGCTCCATCGCGGCCATCCGCGACAACAACCTCTTCATCGGACTCGGCATCGCCTTCGCGCTGCTGGCCATCGGCGTGGGCGCGATCCACTGGTCGAAGGCGATCATGTCCGACAAGGAGTTCATCGAGCCGCGCCACGCGACGCGCGGCCGTGACACCACCCGCGAGGCGGTCGTCGAGGCGCTCACCGTGGCCAACGAGGAGTCCGGATTCGGGCGTCGGGCGATGATCCGCAACTCGCTGTTCGCCGCCCTCGTCGCATCGGTCGTGCCCGGCGTGGTCCTCTTCCGCGGCCTTGCTCCCGAGTCGAGCCCGGAGAACCCCTACGCCGGCGACCCGGTGCACCTGCTCAGCCACACCATGTGGAAGCAGGGCATGCGTCTCGCGCACGACCCGAGCGGTCGCCCGATCAAGGCGTCGGACGTCACCCTCGGCTCGGCGTTCCACGTGATCCCGGAGGAGCTCGCCTCCCTCAGCCACCACGACGGCTATCTCGAGGAGAAGGCGAAGGCGATCGTGCTGCTCATGCGCATGCCGCAGGACGTGCTGATCGAGGCGGAGGATCGCAAGGACTGGTCGTACGACGGGATCGTCGCCTACTCCAAGGTCTGCACCCACGTCGGATGCCCTGTCGCCCTGTACGAGCAGCAGACGCACCACCTCCTCTGCCCCTGCCACCAGTCGCAGTTCGACGTCTCCGACGGCGCGAAGGTCATCTTCGGCCCGGCCGCACGTCCGCTGCCGCAGTTGCCCATCGCGGTCGACGACGAGGGTTACCTCGTCGCCCGCAGTGACTTCACCGAGCCCGTCGGTCCGAGCTTCTGGGAGCGCCATTGA
- a CDS encoding cytochrome b, whose translation MPAGSSERSKPLGGRFVGAAANYLDERTSLSGLVKELGRKIFPDHWSFMLGEIALWSFVVVLLSGTFLTFFFQASMVETHYYGAYEPMRGIAMSAALESALHISFDVRGGLLVRQIHHWAALVFVAGIGVHMLRVFFTGAFRKPRELNWVIGFILFILAMAEGFTGYSLPDDLLSGNGLRIIDGMVKGIPVVGTWISFLLFGGEFPGTDIVGRLYTLHILLLPAILIALLALHLVLMIINKHTQFAGPARTNSNVVGYPMVPVYASKMGGFFFLTFGVIVLIASLFTINPIWNYGPYDPSPVSAGTQPDWYIGFADGALRLVPPHLEFVFLDRTWSWNILLPLGILGLFIVLVLIYPFIEAWITGDKREHHIAQRPRNAPTRTAIGAAGVTFYAVLWAAASSDIIATHFHLTMEGVIHTLQALLIVGPIIAYFVTKRLCIALQKKDREIALHGYESGRIVRLPGGEYIEVHQPVDEYERWKLVDFEVNEPLVVRPNAQGRIPWHQNMRASLSRWFFEDRLTPVTQAEVDAALAHQHHEIDHIDTEEAAELEGAAERAAAEGRPTVALHDKAEVEIPAPKFLEGAEKPETDDDKK comes from the coding sequence ATGCCTGCAGGCTCCTCGGAGCGCAGCAAGCCTCTCGGCGGCCGCTTCGTCGGCGCCGCGGCGAACTACCTGGATGAGCGCACCAGCCTGTCGGGTCTGGTCAAGGAGCTCGGCCGCAAGATCTTCCCCGACCACTGGTCGTTCATGCTCGGCGAGATCGCGCTGTGGAGCTTCGTCGTCGTGCTGCTGTCGGGCACGTTCCTGACGTTCTTCTTCCAGGCCTCCATGGTCGAGACGCACTACTACGGCGCGTACGAACCGATGCGCGGCATCGCGATGTCCGCGGCCCTCGAGTCCGCGCTGCACATCTCGTTCGACGTGCGCGGCGGTCTGCTGGTGCGTCAGATCCACCACTGGGCGGCCCTCGTGTTCGTCGCCGGCATCGGCGTCCACATGCTGCGCGTCTTCTTCACAGGCGCGTTCCGCAAGCCCCGCGAGCTGAACTGGGTGATCGGCTTCATCCTCTTCATCCTCGCGATGGCGGAAGGCTTCACCGGCTACTCCCTCCCCGACGACCTGCTCTCCGGCAACGGCCTGCGCATCATCGACGGCATGGTCAAGGGCATCCCGGTCGTCGGCACCTGGATCTCGTTCCTGCTCTTCGGCGGCGAGTTCCCCGGCACCGACATCGTCGGGCGCCTCTACACGCTGCACATCCTGCTGCTGCCGGCGATCCTGATCGCGCTGCTGGCACTGCACCTCGTGCTCATGATCATCAACAAGCACACCCAGTTCGCCGGGCCCGCCCGTACGAACAGCAATGTGGTGGGCTACCCGATGGTTCCGGTGTACGCATCCAAGATGGGCGGGTTCTTCTTCCTGACCTTCGGCGTGATCGTCCTGATCGCCTCGCTGTTCACGATCAACCCGATCTGGAACTACGGTCCGTATGACCCGTCCCCCGTGTCGGCCGGTACGCAGCCCGACTGGTACATCGGCTTCGCCGACGGCGCGCTCCGCCTCGTCCCGCCGCACCTGGAGTTCGTCTTCCTCGACCGCACGTGGTCGTGGAACATCCTCCTGCCGCTGGGGATCCTTGGTCTGTTCATCGTCCTCGTACTGATCTACCCGTTCATCGAGGCATGGATCACGGGCGACAAGCGCGAGCACCACATCGCGCAGCGTCCGCGCAACGCGCCGACCCGCACGGCCATCGGCGCCGCGGGCGTGACGTTCTACGCCGTGCTGTGGGCCGCCGCTTCGTCGGACATCATCGCGACGCACTTCCATCTGACGATGGAGGGCGTGATCCACACGCTTCAGGCCCTGCTCATCGTGGGCCCGATCATCGCGTACTTCGTGACCAAGCGTCTGTGCATCGCGCTGCAGAAGAAGGATCGCGAGATCGCGCTGCACGGCTACGAGTCCGGGCGCATCGTGCGCCTGCCCGGCGGTGAGTACATCGAGGTGCACCAGCCCGTCGACGAGTACGAGCGCTGGAAGCTGGTGGACTTCGAGGTCAACGAGCCGCTGGTCGTGCGCCCGAACGCCCAGGGTCGCATCCCATGGCACCAGAACATGCGCGCGTCGCTCTCGCGCTGGTTCTTCGAGGACCGCCTCACTCCTGTCACGCAGGCCGAGGTGGATGCCGCGCTCGCGCACCAGCACCACGAGATCGACCACATCGACACCGAGGAAGCGGCCGAGCTCGAAGGTGCCGCCGAGCGCGCTGCCGCCGAGGGTCGCCCGACCGTCGCCCTGCACGACAAGGCTGAGGTGGAGATCCCCGCTCCGAAGTTCCTGGAGGGCGCTGAGAAGCCCGAGACGGACGACGACAAGAAGTGA
- the hpxO gene encoding FAD-dependent urate hydroxylase HpxO — MRVIIIGAGIGGTSAAIALARLGHDVHVYDQIRENRPVGAALSLWPNGVKVLNWLGLGDEVAALGGRMDYMAYVDGLDGDEMCRFSLDPVTQQTGQRAYPVARADLQALLMDTVGADRIHLGMRMTGISEADDEVTVAFEDGSSARADLVIGADGARSLTREYVLGTPTERRYSGYTNFNGLVPADPRISPTDQWTTYVGEGKRVSVMPVAGDRFYFFFDVPQPSGIPYDRSEGVAPLREAFAGWSEGVQVLLDTIDPTASLNRVEIWDIDPFHTWTRGRVVLLGDSAHNTAPDIGQGACSALEDSFVLGLVFATTTLGVADALRRYEAARTARAGDLVLRARKRAAETHGFDPETTAAWYAGLRQETGENVIRGIVGNIVDSPVTIGGLLT; from the coding sequence GTGCGAGTCATCATCATCGGAGCAGGCATCGGCGGAACGAGCGCGGCGATCGCGCTCGCTCGGCTCGGCCACGACGTCCACGTCTACGACCAGATCCGCGAGAACCGCCCCGTAGGCGCCGCGCTGTCGCTGTGGCCGAACGGAGTCAAGGTCCTCAACTGGCTCGGCCTCGGCGACGAGGTGGCCGCGCTGGGCGGCCGCATGGACTACATGGCCTACGTCGACGGGCTCGACGGCGACGAGATGTGCCGCTTCAGCCTCGACCCCGTCACTCAGCAGACGGGCCAGCGCGCCTACCCGGTCGCCCGCGCCGACCTGCAGGCACTGCTCATGGACACGGTGGGTGCCGACCGCATCCATCTCGGAATGCGGATGACCGGCATCTCGGAAGCCGACGACGAGGTCACCGTCGCATTCGAGGACGGCAGCAGCGCCCGGGCCGATCTCGTGATCGGTGCAGACGGCGCACGATCCCTGACGCGCGAGTATGTGCTGGGCACACCGACCGAGCGCCGCTACTCGGGCTACACCAACTTCAACGGACTCGTCCCCGCTGATCCCCGCATCTCCCCCACCGACCAGTGGACCACGTACGTCGGTGAGGGCAAACGCGTCTCGGTCATGCCCGTCGCCGGCGACCGCTTCTACTTCTTCTTCGACGTGCCCCAGCCCTCGGGGATCCCCTACGACCGCAGCGAGGGCGTCGCACCGCTGAGGGAGGCATTCGCCGGGTGGTCCGAGGGCGTGCAGGTGCTCCTCGACACGATCGACCCGACCGCGTCGCTCAACCGCGTCGAGATCTGGGACATCGATCCGTTCCACACGTGGACGCGCGGTCGCGTTGTTCTCCTCGGGGATTCCGCGCACAACACCGCCCCCGACATCGGTCAGGGCGCCTGCTCGGCTCTCGAGGACAGCTTCGTGCTCGGGCTGGTCTTCGCCACCACGACCCTCGGTGTCGCAGATGCGCTCCGGCGATACGAGGCGGCCCGTACGGCGCGTGCCGGCGACCTCGTGCTCCGGGCGCGCAAGCGGGCGGCCGAGACCCATGGCTTCGACCCCGAGACGACCGCCGCCTGGTATGCGGGGCTGCGCCAGGAGACCGGCGAGAACGTCATCCGCGGAATCGTCGGCAACATCGTCGACAGTCCCGTGACGATCGGTGGGCTCCTGACCTGA
- a CDS encoding rhodanese-like domain-containing protein, with protein MQDARSYFSAKLAHETDASDVYAAQRAGEELVLVDVRSAAAWDQGHISGAIHLPYRDIAERAAELIPAGSSVVVYCWSPGCNAGTKGALAFTEAGYEVREMIGGYEYWVREGYPAENASGPLPRHRDPLVSIVAPE; from the coding sequence ATGCAGGATGCACGCAGCTACTTCTCCGCGAAGCTCGCCCACGAGACCGACGCCTCGGATGTCTACGCCGCTCAACGTGCCGGTGAGGAGCTCGTCCTCGTAGATGTGCGCAGCGCCGCCGCCTGGGATCAAGGTCACATCTCCGGCGCGATCCACCTGCCGTACCGGGATATCGCCGAACGCGCCGCGGAGCTGATTCCCGCCGGGTCCTCGGTCGTCGTGTACTGCTGGAGCCCAGGATGCAACGCGGGTACGAAGGGCGCGCTCGCTTTCACCGAGGCCGGCTACGAGGTGAGAGAGATGATCGGTGGATACGAGTACTGGGTGCGCGAAGGTTATCCCGCCGAGAACGCCTCCGGGCCTCTCCCGCGGCATCGTGACCCGCTCGTGTCGATCGTCGCGCCCGAGTAG
- a CDS encoding PP2C family protein-serine/threonine phosphatase gives MPIRLDAAAVSDIGRYRTSNQDAAFTASWGAAVADGVGGGPSGDLASAAFVHRLVPSPLAATDAEQLLVQIREANWDLRAHVRRDPSLQGMATTFTGVFVAPEDRLLLAHTGDSRAYLLRHAQLRRETRDDSYVQALVDSGLLTPEAAASHPRRNIITASLGGGEEDVVSIAERDTVIGDRWLLCSDGVSDYLDDEEIGLTLLRHRGVAQAAAALVALALDSGSRDNVTAVVCDVVDGDAAAEPAVFSGSAGELFQESLDVSA, from the coding sequence GTGCCGATCAGGCTCGACGCGGCCGCCGTTTCAGACATCGGCCGCTACCGCACCTCCAACCAGGATGCGGCCTTCACCGCGTCCTGGGGGGCTGCCGTCGCCGACGGCGTCGGGGGAGGGCCCTCGGGAGATCTCGCTTCCGCAGCCTTCGTGCACCGGCTCGTCCCCTCGCCGCTGGCGGCGACGGATGCCGAGCAGCTGCTGGTGCAGATCCGCGAGGCGAACTGGGACCTGCGCGCCCATGTACGGCGTGATCCTTCACTTCAGGGCATGGCGACGACCTTCACCGGTGTCTTCGTCGCACCCGAGGATCGGCTGCTGCTCGCCCACACAGGGGACTCCCGTGCGTATCTTCTCCGGCACGCCCAGCTGCGTCGGGAGACGCGAGACGACTCGTACGTGCAGGCGCTTGTCGACAGCGGTCTGCTGACGCCCGAGGCCGCAGCGTCGCATCCGCGGCGCAACATCATCACGGCGTCGCTCGGCGGCGGTGAGGAAGACGTCGTGTCCATCGCCGAGCGCGACACCGTCATCGGCGACCGGTGGCTGCTGTGCAGTGACGGGGTCAGCGACTACCTGGACGACGAGGAGATCGGCCTGACACTGCTCCGCCACCGTGGCGTTGCGCAGGCCGCTGCGGCCCTCGTAGCTCTCGCTCTCGACAGCGGATCGCGCGACAACGTCACGGCCGTGGTCTGCGACGTCGTGGACGGCGACGCCGCCGCAGAGCCCGCCGTGTTCAGCGGCTCGGCCGGTGAGCTCTTCCAGGAGAGCCTGGACGTCTCCGCCTGA
- a CDS encoding cytochrome c oxidase subunit 4 — translation MRTNINLWWILVGFFVFIDVVYTGWNILAHPDLAWHNAIEWVGSVALLFGAFMALMIGFYTHRVYKAQQGELPEDTLTADIDDGDPELGEFSPWSWWPLVLAASAAVAAIGLAVGTWMLPIGLGIFAVAIVGWVYEYYRGYFAH, via the coding sequence GTGCGCACCAATATCAACCTGTGGTGGATCCTGGTCGGGTTCTTCGTCTTCATCGACGTCGTCTACACCGGTTGGAACATCCTGGCCCACCCCGATCTCGCCTGGCACAACGCCATCGAGTGGGTCGGGTCGGTCGCCCTGCTGTTCGGTGCCTTCATGGCGCTCATGATCGGGTTCTACACCCACCGCGTCTACAAGGCGCAGCAGGGCGAGCTTCCCGAGGACACGCTGACGGCCGACATCGACGACGGCGATCCTGAGCTCGGCGAGTTCAGCCCGTGGTCGTGGTGGCCGCTCGTTCTCGCGGCATCCGCAGCAGTGGCGGCGATCGGTCTCGCGGTCGGCACCTGGATGCTTCCGATCGGTCTCGGCATCTTCGCCGTGGCGATCGTCGGCTGGGTGTACGAGTACTACCGCGGGTACTTCGCGCACTGA